The Thunnus thynnus chromosome 2, fThuThy2.1, whole genome shotgun sequence genome includes a region encoding these proteins:
- the rsph14 gene encoding radial spoke head 14 homolog produces MAGVLIDPTRAPVAFGQRAVPQLFAELQQPEADRKQRALASLCDLMHDPERLYQAVTGGFLEQLEVLLKDEDLSVRTKTCELLHLLTAHSIGRQALLSSSLLPPLSQLLDDSSSSCRRNVHRVLNRLALLPAGAEALLSLVPKLMLKLREEEEEEEEEEEVQVLRLSTLSCCSRLDALPGLASDGVSLLARKLSHRSPNIRREAAAALMTLSVPLDGKQQVCETAVLPVLVGLLKDEDVEVQANAAGTIMNIVIITAGKLQCLDLDVLPVLLDLVSEQTEEEKEEDEERRRRRKALVIYSLRTLTSLAEAPDGRRFLLEQLHLLTRRSEAPEEDRDVRRATQTAVKVITWTP; encoded by the exons ATGGCCGGTGTTCTGATAGACCCGACCCGGGCTCCGGTGGCCTTCGGGCAGCGGGCGGTGCCGCAGCTGTTCGCGGAGCTGCAGCAGCCGGAGGCCGACAGGAAGCAGCGGGCTCTGGCTTCACTCTGCGACCTGATGCACGACCCGGAGCGGCTTTACCAGGCTGTTACTGGAG GTTTTTTGGAGCAACTGGAGGTGTTGTTGAAGGACGAAGATCTGTCAGTGAGAACGAAAACCTGCGAGCTGCTTCACCTGCTGACCGCCCACAGCATCGGCAG ACAGGCCCTGCTCTCCTcgtctctcctccctcctctctctcagctgtTGGACGACTCCTCGTCCTCCTGCAGGAGAAACGTCCACCGAGTGCTGAACCGCCTCGCTCTGCTGCCTGCAG gTGCAGAAGCTCTGCTGTCTCTGGTTCCCAAACTGATGCTGAAGctcagagaagaggaggaagaagaggaagaggaggaagaggtgcaGGTGCTGCGCCTCTCCACCCTCAGCTGCTGCTCCAGGCTGGACGCTCTGCCCGGTCTGGCCTCTGACGGCGTCTCACTGCTCGCACGCAAACTCTCCCATCGCTCCCCGAACATCCGCAGAGAGGCGGCGGCAGCCTTGATGACGCTCAG TGTACCTCTGGACGGGAAGCAGCAGGTGTGTGAGACGGCGGTGCTTCCTGTCCTGGTCGGTCTGCTGAAGGACGAAGACGTGGAGGTTCAGGCCAACGCTGCAGGAACCATCATGAACATTGTCATCATCACCGCAG GTAAACTTCAGTGTCTGGATCTGGACGTCCTCCCTGTCCTCTTGGATCTGGTGTCTgaacagacagaggaggagaaagaggaggacgaggagaggaggaggaggaggaaggccCTCGTCATCTACTCCCTGCGCACTCTGACGTCACTGGCTGAAGCTCCGGACGGCCGCCGCTTCCTGCTGGAGCAGCTCCACCTGCTGACGAGGAGGAGCGAGGCACCTGAGGAGGACCGGGACGTCCGACGGGCCACTCAGACCGCCGTCAAGGTCATCACCTGGACTCCCTGA